A region of the Candidatus Rokuibacteriota bacterium genome:
GACGAGCCGCCCTGGCCGGTGCGCGTCAAGCGCTGGGCCGTGGCCACCATCGGCGCCCACCTGCCGGACACGTCCGCCGCGCTGTTGGCCGGCCTGATCCTCGGTGAGAAGACGGGGCTCCCCCGCGAGGCCGACGAGGCTTTCCGCCGCGCCGGCGTCTACCACATCCTCGCCGTCTCGGGCTTCAACGTGGCGCTCCTGGCGTCCGCCATCTTCTTCGTGCTCGCGGCGCTCGGCGTCCCGCGGCGCACCACCGCGGTCTCGGCGGGCGTGGCGCTGGTGGGCTTCGCCCTCGTCGTCGGCGGCCAAGCCTCCGTGCTCCGCGCCACGGTCATGGGGCTCCTCCTGCTGGCGGCCACGCTCCTGGACCGGGAGTCCCAGCTCATGAACGCGCTGGCGCTGGCCGCCCTGGTGCTCCTCGCCTGGCGCCCGGCCGATCTCTGGGACCCGGGCTTCCAGCTCTCCTTCGCCGCCACCGCCGGGATCATCTACCTGACGCCCGCCATCAGGAGCTGGCTCGAAGGACGGGGCTGGCCGGGCTGGCTCGCGACGCCCGTGGCGGTGAGCGTGGGGGCGCAGGCGGCCGTGACGCCCGTCATGCTCGCCCACTTCAACCAGCTCTCGCTCATCGGCATCGTGGCGAACCTGGTCGTCGTCCCGCTCGCCGCAGCGGGCACGACGCTCGGCATGCTGGCGCTCCTGGTCGCTCTCGCGAGCACGGTCGCGGCCGACGTGCTCTTCCAGGCGCTGTGGCTGGTGCTCCTAGCCCTTCGCTCGGCAGTCTGGGGCGCGGCCGCCGTCCCGGCAGCCATGGTCCACCTGCCGGCGCCCAGCTGGGCGGCGACCCTCGCCTGGTGCGGGGCGCTCGCGCTCGTGCCGGTCCTCGGCGCGCAGCGGTGGGCACGCGCTGCGGCAGCGGCCTGCCTCGCGGCGGCGCTCGCGCTGTCCATCTGGCCCTGGATGCGCCCGGGCGACGGGCGCCTTCGCGTCACCTTCCTCGACGTGGGCCAGGGCGACGCGGTGCTGGTCGAGCTGCCCGAGGGCCCGCGGCTCCTCGTGGACGGCGGCCCCGGCGGAGCCCGGCGCCTCGACGTGGGCGAGCGGGTGCTGGCGCCGTTCCTCTGGAACCGCCCCGCGGCCCGCGTGGACGCCGTGGCGGTCTCCCATTCCGACCCCGACCACTCGGGCGGGCTCCGCGCGGTGCTCACGCGCTTTCGCGTGGGGGAGCTCTGGGAGAACGGGCGGTGGGGCCCGGGCAGCGAGGACACGCTGCGGGCCGCGGAGCGCTCGGGCGCCTGCCGCCGCACTCTCGTCGCTGGACAACGGCTATGGTTGGGCTCGGCCGTCGTCACCGTGCTGAACCCGGACGGCACGCAGTCGCTGGACGAGCCTCCGCCCATGGGAGAGAACGAGGAGTCGCTGGTGCTGCGGCTCGACTGGCGGGGGTTCTCGCTGCTCCTGACGGGCGACCTCGGCCGCCCCGGCGAGGAGCGCGTCCTCGCCTCGCGCGCCCCCGTGCGCGCGCTCGCCCTCAAGGTCGGCCACCACGGCAGCCGGTTCTCGTCCACGGAAGAGTTTCTCTCCGCCACGCGGGCGGCCGTGGCCGTGATCTCCGTCGGAGCGCGCAACCCGTTTCGCCATCCGACGCCCGAGGCGCTGGGCCGGCTCGAGGCGGCCGGAGCGCGCATCTACCGAACTGACAGGGACGGCGCCGTCATCCTCGAGACCGACGGCGTTACGCTGTGGATCACCCGCTGGGCCTCGGGCACGGTCGAGCGCTTCGAGCTCGACCCGGAGCGGTAGGGCTTAAACGCACCGCGGCCCCCGACAGACGTCTCGGGGGCCGCGGCGGGACGCGCGGATTGCCGGGAGGAGGCTTAGCTCTCGAAGCTGCGCTCGTACTGGGTGCGCAGCCGCTCCAGCTCCTCAGGATCGAGACGCATGCCCAGGGAAAGCCCCATCTCTCCCAGGATGGTCTTGATCTCGTTCAACGACTTCTTGCCGAAGTTCTTGGTCTTGAGCAGCTCCGACTCGGTCTTCTGCACCAGGTCGGCGATAGTCCGGATGCTGGCGGTCTTGAGGCAGTTGGACGCGCGAACGGACAGCTCGAGCTCGTCCACGTTGCGGAAGAGGTGCTCGTTGAGCTCGACCCGGGGCGCGGTCTCGAGCCCCGGCTCGCCGGGTTCGGTCTCGGGCGTCGGGCTCTGCGGGAAGTCCGTCAGCAGGTCGAACTGGTCCTCGAGGATACGCGCGGCCTCGCCGACCGCCATCTCGGGGGTGACGCTGCCGTTGGTCCAGACCTCGAGCACCAGACGCTCGAGCCCCGGCTCCTGCTTCGACGGCTCGACATGGAAGTTCACCCGCTTGACGGGGGAGAAATCCGAGTCGATGAGAATCGCGTTGATCGGGAGAGCCTCGGGCTCGCGCCGCTCGGCGGCCTGGTAGCCGCGGCCGCGCTCCACGCACAGCTCCATCTCGAGGGCGCCGTCCTTGTCGAGGCTGGCCAGTACGATGTCGGGGGTCAGGATCTCGACGTCGGCGTCGGGCTCGAAATCGCGCGCGGTGACCGTGCGCGGGCCCTGGACCTTGAGCCGCAAGAGCTTCGGCCGGTTCACGCTGACGGCGAAGACCAGCTTGCGCAGGTTCATGATGATGTCGAGCGTGTCTTCGTTGACGCCCTGCAAATGCGAGAACTCGTGGAGCACGCCCTCGATCTTCGCCCAGGTGGGCACGGCGCCCGGAATCGAAGACAGGAGCACGCGACGGTAGGCATTGCCCACCGTGAGGGCGAAGCCCGGCTCGAAGGGCTCGACGGCGATCTGACCGTGGGTACGCTCGCGGGCGAGCCACTCGTGGCGGACAGGAAGCACCAGCTGCGGCATCGGACTCCTCCTGGGGGGAATTGGCGGGCTGCTTCGCCCGAGGTTGCCCAGTATACCAGAAACCGGGCCTTGACCAAGCCTCGCGGCTGAAGGTTTGACTGCCCGGGAAAGCCCGGGCAAGATAAGGAAAAATCATGATGGAACGGCCCCGGGTCCTCAAGACCTCGACCGACGCGCCGACCGGCCCGGGGCGGACGGTGCGCGGGTTTCTCTACGCGGCGCTGGCGCTGCTGGCGGTCTTCGCTTGCCTCCAGGTCTGGTGGATGACGACGGCGGCCTACGGCGTGACCAAGGGCCCTCGCATCGTGGAGATCCCGCCGCACCAGGGCCTGCTCGACATCGCCCGGCGCCTCGACGAGGCCGGCGTCATCAGGAGTCCATTCGGCTTCGCGCTTCTGGCTCTCGTGCATGGAAGCGCCAGAAGCCTCAAGGCCGGCGAGTACGAGATACCCCAGGGGGCCAACACCTTCGCCGTGCTGGGGCTCCTCGATGGCGGCAAGGTCCTCAAGCACACGGTCCTCCTGCGCGAAGGCTTCACGCTGGCCGAGCTGGCCCACGCCGTCGAGGCCGAGGGGCTCGCGCGCGCCGACGACGTGCTCCGCGTCGGCCGCGATCCCCTCTTCCTCCGCACGCTCGAGGTCCCGGCCACCTCCGTCGAGGGCTACCTCTTCCCGGACTCCTACCAGTTCGTCAAGGGCGTGCCGCCGGAGGAGATGCTCGCGCGCATGGTGGCGAAGATGCGCTCCCATCTCACGCCGGACATCCTCAAGGCGGCCGAGGCCCGCGGGCTCAACGCGCACCAGCTGCTGACGCTGGCCTCGATCATCGAGCGCGAGGGCGTCGAGCGGAGCGAGCTGCCCCTGATCTCCGCCGTGTTCTGGAACCGGCTCAAGCGGGACATGCCGCTCCAGGCCGACCCGACGGTGCAGTACGCCGTCGGCAAGGGCCGCCAGGCCTTGACGCGCGCCGATCTGCAGGTGGACCACCCGTTCAACACCTACCGGCGCGTCGGGCTTCCCCCAGGCCCGATCGCCAACCCTGGGCTGCCGGCCATACAGGCCGCGGCCCACCCGGCGCGCGTCAACTACTTCTACTTCGTCGCGCTCGGCGACCGCCGCCACCAGTTCTCGGAGAGCCTGGCCGCTCACAACGATGCGGTGGCCCGGTATCGCCTCGCGAGGCCGCGCTGACGCCTCCGGGCCTGCGCGCACGAGGGTCCGCGCCTTGTCAGTCAACGGTCTCGATGCTATAAACAGGCAAACCATGGCGCCGGGCGACGAGTCGAGCACTCTCGGGATCCTGCCGGGGGCGGCGGGACTACCCGCCGCTCGTCCGAGCGCGCCGCGCTTCCCTCCGCTCTACCGGTTCCTGCGCGGCGCCTGCGCGCCCATGCTGCGCTCGATGTTCGGCCTCGAGGTGACGGGGCTCGAGCACGTGCCCACCGAGGGCCCTTTCATCCTGGCGTCCAACCACCACAACTACCTCGACGCCGTCGTGCTGGGCGTCGCGGTGCCGCGGCCCATCAACTTCCTCGTCATGCCGCGCGTCTACCACGCGAGCCCGCTGCACCCGCCGTTCCATCGCTGGCTGGGCTCTATCCCCATCAACCTGGAGCGCCCCGACTCGGGCGCCATCAAGCGCGCCCTCCGCGTCCTCGAGGACGGCGGCGTCGTCGGGATCTTCCCCGAGGGGCCGTTCAGCCGCGAGGGGCGGCTCGTATCGGGGCAGCCGGGCGTCGCCATGATCGCGCTGCGCTCGGGAGTGCCCGTCGTGCCCGCGGCGCTCAGCGGCACCTACGAGGCGCTGGCCGGTCGCCGGTTCTACATCCCGCGCAGCCACCCGCTCGCCGTCCGCTTCGGCCAGCCGCTGCACTTCCACCAGACGCGCCGCCGCCGCGCGAACCAGGCCAATCGCGAGGAAATCACGCGGCGGCTCATGAGCCACATCGCCGCGCTGCTCGACGCCGACGGGCCCCCGGCGGCCCAGCGCGGCGAGGCCGGCGCTTCGTGACCGACGCGGGCAGCCCCCCGGGCTCGGGCAAGCCCTGGGGCGGCCGCTTCGAGGCCGGCGCAGACCCCGAGGCTGAAGCCTTCACGTCTTCCCTTGCCTTCGACCGGCGGCTCTGGCCCCACGACATCCGCGGCAGCGCCGCGTGGGCCCGCGCGCTCGAGCGCGCGGGGCTCATCGACGGCGGGGAGCGCGCGGCCATCGACAAGGGCCTCGAGGCCGTGCGCGCGGAGCTCGAGAGCGGCCGGTTCGGCTTCCGCCGGGAGCTCGAAGACATCCACATGAATATCGAGCGCCGCCTCACCGAGATCGCGGGCGCCGTGGGCGGGAAGCTTCACACGGGGCGCTCGCGCAACGACCAGATCGCCCTCGACGAGCGCCTCTACCTCCGGGACGTGCTCGGCGGCCTCGACGCGGCGCTGGCGGCCGCGCAGTCGGCGCTCCTCGACCAGGCCGAGCGGCACCGCGAGGCCGCCATGCCCGGCTACACGCACCTCCAGCGGGCCCAGCCGGTGCTGCTCGCCCACCACCTCCTCGCGTACGTCTGCATGCTCGACCGGGACCGCGAGCGCTTCGCCGACTGCGGCCGGCGCGTCAACGTCCTGCCGCTGGGCTCGGCGGCGCTGGCCGGCGCGGCCTTCGCCATCGACCGCGCGGCCCTCGCCCGCGACCTTGGCTTCGCCGCGCCCAGCTCCAACAGCATGGATGCCGTGGCCGACCGGGACTACGTCCTCGAGTTCCTGGCGGCGGCGGCCGTGCTCGGCATGCACTGCTCGCGGCTCGCGGCCGACCTGACGCTCTGGGCCACCGCCGAGTTCGGCTTCGTCGAGTTCTCGGACGCCTTCGCGACGGGCTCGTCGATCATGCCGCAGAAGAAGAACCCGGACGTGGCCGAGCTGATCCGCGGCAAGACGGGCCGCCTCTACGGCAATCTTGTGGCCGTGCTGACCACGATGAAAGGGCTGCCGCTGACCTACAACTCCGACATGCAGGAGGACAAGGAGCCCTTGTTCGACACGGTGGACACGCTCGAGGCGGTGCTCCGCGTGCTGCCGCCCATGCTCGCAAGCCTGACCTTCCGGGTCGACCGCATGCGGGAAGCAGCCGGCGCCTTCTACTCCACGGCGACGGACCTCGCCGACTACCTCGTGCGCAAGGGCCTGCCGTTCCGCGAGGCTCATGAGATCGTGGGACGCACCGTCCGGCACGGCATCGCCAAGGGCAAGGAGCTCGGCGAGCTCTCGCTCGAGGAGCTCCGGTCGTTCTCCCCGCTGATCGACAAGGACGTCCATGCGGCGCTGACCGTCGAGGCCTCGTTGAGAGCGCGCGCGGTCACGGGTGGCACGGCGCCCGAGGCCGTCGCCCGCGAGCTCGCCCACGCGCGAAAGCGGATCGCCAAGGGTCCCCAGCCGTGATCTACCCGTCGCGGCGCGCGGTCGTGACCGTCGGCCTCGTAGTCGCGGCCCTTGCCATCGTCGGCTGCGGCAAGAAGGGCCCGATCGTGGCGCCGGAGCGGCGCCTGCCCCTGCCGCCCGACGCCATGCACGCCGTTGTCGCGGAGCGCGCCATCGTGGTCAGCTGGAGCAACCCGCGCGTCCGAGCCGACGGCACGCGACTGCGCGACGTGGCCGTCGTGCGCTTGTTCAGGCGCGAAGAGGCCGCGGACGCGGCGCCCAAGCCGGCCATGCTCTCGGGCGATCGCGTGGTCGGCTACGAAGAGATCGCGCGCATCCCCCTTGACGTCACTCCACCCGCCGGCGTCCAGGTCCAGGGCGGGACGGTGAGCGTGACCGACACCGCGGGGCTCAGCTACGGGCGCCGCTACGTCTACGTGACAACGGCCGAGGATGGCACCGGGCGGTCGAGCCCGCCGTCGGAGCGCCTCGTCGTGACCCTCCTCGCGGGGCCGGCGTCGCCGCCCGGTCTGGACGCGCAGGCCGGAGACAAGGAGGTCCGGCTGAAGTGGGAAGCTCCGGGCTCCTTCCTCGACGGGATGCCGGCGTCGGGCGAGCTTCGCTACGTGGTGCTCCGTGCGGCGGGCGACGGCGCCCTCGCGCCCATCACACCAGAGTCCATCACGGGCACCACCTTCACGGATAAGGGCCTCGAGAACGAGACCGCCTATCGCTACGCGGTCCAGGCCGTACGCGTGGATCCGGCGGGCGCGGCGCGGGGTGCTGCCTCGACGGCGGTCGCCGCCACACCGGTGGACACGACGCCGCCCTCGGCGCCCACGCGGCTGATCGGCATTCCTGCTTCGGGAAGCGTGAGGCTCGCGTGGAATGCGAGCCCGGAGGAGGACGTGGCGCTCTACGCGGTGTACCGCGCCGAAGGTGCCGGCGCATTCCTTCGCATCGCCACGACCCAGAGGATCACAACGGTGTACACGGATCGCGACGTGCAGTCCGGCCGGACCTACCGCTTCGCCGTCACCGCGCTCGACCGTGCTCGGCAGGCCAACGAGAGCGCGCGCTCCAACGAAGTCTCCGTCACCGTCCCCTAGTCGGCCGCCGATAAGGGCCCATCTGCGTCATTTAGCAAAGACTGTTGCGGCGCCCTCGGCTGCGGGCTCAACGTACAGGAGTACGCCTCGCCCGCGGCCTTCGGGCGCCGCCTCGCATCTGGACCCTTCTCGACGCCCTCCTCGGTTGGAGGATTTCTAGACTTCGTTCTGCCAGACTTGGTCGGGGTCCTGGCGGCGGCGGAGAAGCCGCAGCGAACCGTCGGGCTCGAGCATGACTTCGGGGGCCTGCGGGTAGGAGTTATAGTTGATGGTGGCCATGGCGGCGCAGTACGCGCCGGCGCCGCCGATGATGACGAGGTCGCCGATCCGGGGGCGCGGCACCCAGCGCGGCGCCAGCGCCTCGGGGTCGCTCGGCGCGGGCGTGAGAATGTCGCCGGACTCGCAGCAGGGCCCGACGAATACCACCGCCGCCTGCTCCCGCCCTTCCGCCAGGACGTCGATCGGGTGCTGCGCGCCGTAGAGCGACGGGCGCGCCACCTCCGACATGCCCGCGTCGAGCTTCGCGAAAAGGTAGCCGTCGCCGCCCGTGTCCACGACGTCGATGCACGAGGCGACGATGGCGCCGGCATTGGCCACGAGGAGCGTGCCGGGCTCGAGCTCGAGGCGCAGAGCCCGCCCGTCGCGCTCGCGGAAGCCCTCGAGCTCGAGGCGGACGTGCGCGCCGACGTCGACCAGGTCCACGCTCGGCTCCTCCGGCATGCGCCCGACCTTGAAGCCGCCGCCCAAGTTGACGGTTCCGACGTCGGCGAGCTGTGCCGCAATGTCGAGCGTCATCCGCGCCGCGCGCTTCCAGACCTCCGGGTCCGTCCCCGAGCCGATGTGGGTGTGCAGCCGTGTGATCCTGAGGCGGTAGCGCGCGGCCAGCGCCTTGACCTCGCCCAGGTACTCGTGCCAGATGCCGAAGCTCGAGGCCGGCCCGCCCGTGTTGGTGCGCTTGGTGGATCCGGAGCCCAGGCCGGGGTTCATCCTGACGGACACCTCCCCGCCCGGCGCGACGCGCCCGAACTCCTCCAGCTGGTGGAGCGAGCAGGCGTTGAAGAGGATCCCGCGGCGCAGGTGCTCCGCGAGCCGCCGCGAGGGCATCTGGGAGGTCAGCTGGACGCGCTCCGGCTGGAATCCGGCTCGGAGCGCCCGCTCGACCTCGAAATCGCTCGACGCATCCACGTGCAGGCCCAGGTCGCGGAAGAGCGCCAGGATGCCGTGGCTCGGGTTGGCCTTCATCGCGTAGCGCAGCGTGAAGCCGTAGGGCGCGGGGAACGCCAGCGCCCGGCGGACCGCCGCCTCGAGCGCGGCCCGGTCGTAGACGTAGCAGGGCGTGCCGAAGCGCTCGCGCACCTCTGCGGCGATCTTGTCGGTGAGCCCCTCGGGCCAGCCGGGCGCCCGTGTGCCGCTCATGCGGATCCCTCCTTGCGGGATGGCCGCGATCCGGGGCAGGTACCCGCGGGCGGCTGAGCGGCCATAGTACCGCATTGAAGCAGGCGCTTGAAGTGCTTCGGGCTGAGGTGCTAGAGTGATACGACTTTCTCCTCCCGAATGCACCGAGCAACGGAGGGCTTTGCTATGCGCCCCATGTTCCAGGGTTCGATCGTTGCGCTGGTCACGCCGTTTCGCGGCGGCAAGGTCGACGAGCCCACGCTCAGGAAGCTCGTCGAGATGCACGTGGCGCAGGGCACGGACGGCATCGTGCCGTGCGGCACCACGGGCGAGTCGCCGACGCTCAGCCACGACGAGCACAAGCGCGTGGTGGAGATCGTCATCGAGGCGGCGCGCGGCCGGCTCCACGTCATCGCGGGCACCGGCTCCAACGCCACCACCGAGGCGATCGACCTGACCGCGCACGCCAAGAAGGCCGGCGCCACGGGCGCGCTCGTGGTCAACCCGTACTACAACCGGCCGACCCAGGAAGGGCTCTACCGCCATTTCCGCGCCATCGCCGAGGCCGTGGACATCCCGATCCTCGTCTACAACATCGCCGGGCGCACCGCGGTCAACGTCGAGACCGACACGCTCGTGCGCCTGGTCAAGGACTGCCCCAACATCGTCGGCGTCAAGGAGGCCTCGGGCTCGCTCGACCAGATGACCCAGGTCATCCTCGCCTGCGGCCCGGACTTCACCGTGCTCTCCGGCGACGACAACATCACGCTGCCGCTCATGTCGGTCGGCGGCCGCGGCGTCATCTCGGTCATCGCCAACATCGTGCCGCGAGAGACCGCGGAGATGACCCATGCCGCCCTGGCCGGCGACTGGAAGCTCGCCCGCGAGCTGCACCTCAAGCTCTTCCCGCTCTCGCGCGCGGTGTTCATCGAGACCAACCCCATCCCCGTGAAGGAAGCCATGGGCATGATGGGGATGCTCGAGCCGGAGTTCCGACTGCCCATGTGCCCAATGGGCGCGGCCAACCGGGAGCGGCTCCGGGCCGTCCTGGTCCAGCACGGCCTCATCAAGGGCTGAGTCCCCGCGATGGCTGATGTCGTGATCGCCGGCGCCGCCGGCCGGATGGGCTGTCGTCTCGTCGCGCTGGTCCAAGAGGAGAAAGACCTCCGCCTGGTGGGCGCCCTCGAGGCGCCCGGCCACCCGGCGCTCCTCAAGGACGCCGGCGAGGTGGCGGGCGTGGGCAAGGTCGGCGTGCCCATCACCGCCGATCCCGAGGGCGTGCTC
Encoded here:
- the mltG gene encoding endolytic transglycosylase MltG gives rise to the protein MMERPRVLKTSTDAPTGPGRTVRGFLYAALALLAVFACLQVWWMTTAAYGVTKGPRIVEIPPHQGLLDIARRLDEAGVIRSPFGFALLALVHGSARSLKAGEYEIPQGANTFAVLGLLDGGKVLKHTVLLREGFTLAELAHAVEAEGLARADDVLRVGRDPLFLRTLEVPATSVEGYLFPDSYQFVKGVPPEEMLARMVAKMRSHLTPDILKAAEARGLNAHQLLTLASIIEREGVERSELPLISAVFWNRLKRDMPLQADPTVQYAVGKGRQALTRADLQVDHPFNTYRRVGLPPGPIANPGLPAIQAAAHPARVNYFYFVALGDRRHQFSESLAAHNDAVARYRLARPR
- a CDS encoding diaminopimelate decarboxylase — protein: MSGTRAPGWPEGLTDKIAAEVRERFGTPCYVYDRAALEAAVRRALAFPAPYGFTLRYAMKANPSHGILALFRDLGLHVDASSDFEVERALRAGFQPERVQLTSQMPSRRLAEHLRRGILFNACSLHQLEEFGRVAPGGEVSVRMNPGLGSGSTKRTNTGGPASSFGIWHEYLGEVKALAARYRLRITRLHTHIGSGTDPEVWKRAARMTLDIAAQLADVGTVNLGGGFKVGRMPEEPSVDLVDVGAHVRLELEGFRERDGRALRLELEPGTLLVANAGAIVASCIDVVDTGGDGYLFAKLDAGMSEVARPSLYGAQHPIDVLAEGREQAAVVFVGPCCESGDILTPAPSDPEALAPRWVPRPRIGDLVIIGGAGAYCAAMATINYNSYPQAPEVMLEPDGSLRLLRRRQDPDQVWQNEV
- a CDS encoding lysophospholipid acyltransferase family protein encodes the protein MAPGDESSTLGILPGAAGLPAARPSAPRFPPLYRFLRGACAPMLRSMFGLEVTGLEHVPTEGPFILASNHHNYLDAVVLGVAVPRPINFLVMPRVYHASPLHPPFHRWLGSIPINLERPDSGAIKRALRVLEDGGVVGIFPEGPFSREGRLVSGQPGVAMIALRSGVPVVPAALSGTYEALAGRRFYIPRSHPLAVRFGQPLHFHQTRRRRANQANREEITRRLMSHIAALLDADGPPAAQRGEAGAS
- the dapA gene encoding 4-hydroxy-tetrahydrodipicolinate synthase, whose protein sequence is MFQGSIVALVTPFRGGKVDEPTLRKLVEMHVAQGTDGIVPCGTTGESPTLSHDEHKRVVEIVIEAARGRLHVIAGTGSNATTEAIDLTAHAKKAGATGALVVNPYYNRPTQEGLYRHFRAIAEAVDIPILVYNIAGRTAVNVETDTLVRLVKDCPNIVGVKEASGSLDQMTQVILACGPDFTVLSGDDNITLPLMSVGGRGVISVIANIVPRETAEMTHAALAGDWKLARELHLKLFPLSRAVFIETNPIPVKEAMGMMGMLEPEFRLPMCPMGAANRERLRAVLVQHGLIKG
- a CDS encoding fibronectin type III domain-containing protein: MIYPSRRAVVTVGLVVAALAIVGCGKKGPIVAPERRLPLPPDAMHAVVAERAIVVSWSNPRVRADGTRLRDVAVVRLFRREEAADAAPKPAMLSGDRVVGYEEIARIPLDVTPPAGVQVQGGTVSVTDTAGLSYGRRYVYVTTAEDGTGRSSPPSERLVVTLLAGPASPPGLDAQAGDKEVRLKWEAPGSFLDGMPASGELRYVVLRAAGDGALAPITPESITGTTFTDKGLENETAYRYAVQAVRVDPAGAARGAASTAVAATPVDTTPPSAPTRLIGIPASGSVRLAWNASPEEDVALYAVYRAEGAGAFLRIATTQRITTVYTDRDVQSGRTYRFAVTALDRARQANESARSNEVSVTVP
- a CDS encoding DNA-directed RNA polymerase subunit alpha, with the translated sequence MPQLVLPVRHEWLARERTHGQIAVEPFEPGFALTVGNAYRRVLLSSIPGAVPTWAKIEGVLHEFSHLQGVNEDTLDIIMNLRKLVFAVSVNRPKLLRLKVQGPRTVTARDFEPDADVEILTPDIVLASLDKDGALEMELCVERGRGYQAAERREPEALPINAILIDSDFSPVKRVNFHVEPSKQEPGLERLVLEVWTNGSVTPEMAVGEAARILEDQFDLLTDFPQSPTPETEPGEPGLETAPRVELNEHLFRNVDELELSVRASNCLKTASIRTIADLVQKTESELLKTKNFGKKSLNEIKTILGEMGLSLGMRLDPEELERLRTQYERSFES
- the argH gene encoding argininosuccinate lyase, which produces MTDAGSPPGSGKPWGGRFEAGADPEAEAFTSSLAFDRRLWPHDIRGSAAWARALERAGLIDGGERAAIDKGLEAVRAELESGRFGFRRELEDIHMNIERRLTEIAGAVGGKLHTGRSRNDQIALDERLYLRDVLGGLDAALAAAQSALLDQAERHREAAMPGYTHLQRAQPVLLAHHLLAYVCMLDRDRERFADCGRRVNVLPLGSAALAGAAFAIDRAALARDLGFAAPSSNSMDAVADRDYVLEFLAAAAVLGMHCSRLAADLTLWATAEFGFVEFSDAFATGSSIMPQKKNPDVAELIRGKTGRLYGNLVAVLTTMKGLPLTYNSDMQEDKEPLFDTVDTLEAVLRVLPPMLASLTFRVDRMREAAGAFYSTATDLADYLVRKGLPFREAHEIVGRTVRHGIAKGKELGELSLEELRSFSPLIDKDVHAALTVEASLRARAVTGGTAPEAVARELAHARKRIAKGPQP
- a CDS encoding DNA internalization-related competence protein ComEC/Rec2, yielding LLALAVVLGALRGATNPLPADHIARVALAPVVHVEGRLAEEPVRWAPDRTRLTLDVDGLLDGDDRRPASGRLQVTLYGETAAVGEGQRVAVDLKLSRPRGFRNPGAFDYPAFLRREGILLVGTGRAESLVPLTPDEPPWPVRVKRWAVATIGAHLPDTSAALLAGLILGEKTGLPREADEAFRRAGVYHILAVSGFNVALLASAIFFVLAALGVPRRTTAVSAGVALVGFALVVGGQASVLRATVMGLLLLAATLLDRESQLMNALALAALVLLAWRPADLWDPGFQLSFAATAGIIYLTPAIRSWLEGRGWPGWLATPVAVSVGAQAAVTPVMLAHFNQLSLIGIVANLVVVPLAAAGTTLGMLALLVALASTVAADVLFQALWLVLLALRSAVWGAAAVPAAMVHLPAPSWAATLAWCGALALVPVLGAQRWARAAAAACLAAALALSIWPWMRPGDGRLRVTFLDVGQGDAVLVELPEGPRLLVDGGPGGARRLDVGERVLAPFLWNRPAARVDAVAVSHSDPDHSGGLRAVLTRFRVGELWENGRWGPGSEDTLRAAERSGACRRTLVAGQRLWLGSAVVTVLNPDGTQSLDEPPPMGENEESLVLRLDWRGFSLLLTGDLGRPGEERVLASRAPVRALALKVGHHGSRFSSTEEFLSATRAAVAVISVGARNPFRHPTPEALGRLEAAGARIYRTDRDGAVILETDGVTLWITRWASGTVERFELDPER